In Hevea brasiliensis isolate MT/VB/25A 57/8 chromosome 13, ASM3005281v1, whole genome shotgun sequence, a single genomic region encodes these proteins:
- the LOC110668177 gene encoding uncharacterized protein LOC110668177: MEAAHYYLDGNADAVEFCPHDLYRHVLAAATYTLQEGDRPSRSGSISLFDVDADVGRFDLFHRVETAGIFDIKWNPVGGTIDRPMLAQADADGCLRIHELECLSDGEKGGCLREINGEKISSSMCLCLDWNPSATSISVGISDGSVSMVSFSESQLYVSQEWKAHDFELWAASFDMHQPQLVYTGSDDCKFSCWDLRDSPPNMVFQNSKVHKMGVCCIAKCPSNPNTLFTGSYDEYLRLWDVRSISKPVNETSIHLGGGVWRVKHHPYIPGLVLAACMHNGFAIVKIEDDKGELIETYGKHGSLAYGADWQRRELSQGDEQKSSVVATCSFYDRLLRVWIPENSNGM; the protein is encoded by the exons ATGGAAGCGGCGCACTACTATCTTGATGGCAATGCAGATGCGGTAGAGTTTTGTCCACATGACTTGTACCGCCACGTTTTAGCGGCCGCAACTTACACGCTGCAAGAGGGTGATCGGCCGAGCCGATCTGGAAGCATTTCGCTCTTCGATGTTGATGCTGATGTAGGCCGCTTCGATTTGTTTCATCGCGTGGAAACGGCTGGGATCTTTGATATTAAGTGGAATCCTGTTGGAGGCACGATAGATAGGCCAATGCTTGCACAAGCTGATGCCGATGGGTGCTTGAGAATTCATGAGTTAGAGTGCCTTTCAGATGGAGAAAAAG GGGGCTGTCTAAGAGAGATTAATGGTGAAAAAATCAGCTCTTCTATGTGCCTTTGCTTGGATTGGAACCCATCAGCCACATCCATTTCGGTTGGAATTTCAGATGGTTCTGTCTCAATGGTCTCCTTCTCAGAGTCACAACTCTATGTAAGTCAAGAATGGAAAGCTCATGATTTTGAGCTATGGGCTGCTTCCTTTGATATGCACCAACCACAATTGGTATACACTGGCTCGGATGACTGCAAATTCAGTTGTTGGGATTTGCGGGATAGCCCTCCGAATATGGTATTTCAGAATTCAAAGGTTCATAAGATGGGTGTTTGTTGCATTGCAAAGTGTCCTAGTAACCCTAATACCTTATTTACTGGTAGTTATGATGAGTATCTAAGGCTTTGGGATGTAAGATCAATCTCAAAACCAGTAAACGAGACATCAATTCATTTAGGGGGAGGAGTTTGGAGAGTCAAGCACCATCCATATATTCCAGGTCTGGTCTTGGCAGCTTGTATGCACAATGGGTTTGCAATTGTAAAGATTGAAGATGACAAAGGTGAACTGATTGAAACTTATGGAAAACATGGCTCCCTTGCTTATGGGGCTGATTGGCAAAGAAGAGAATTGTCTCAAGGGGACGAGCAGAAAAGCAGTGTGGTGGCTACTTGTTCCTTTTACGATCGGCTTCTGCGGGTATGGATTCCAGAAAATAGTAATGGTATGTGA
- the LOC110668129 gene encoding uncharacterized protein LOC110668129 isoform X2, whose translation MVLLKLSRLVSLCWVFSLLGFRALCVDSEVSVKFLKAPHAFSHLKTATFVFQVLVGGNENSCTNCSISCKLDEGTSSDCGTRKVLYDGLQDGNHAFEVCINGSQGAACATYNWTVDTVPPTAYITASTSFTNAGNVSVNISFTEPCSGGGTFGCSSVNTCNLLVYGAGQVIPSSLTILQPNVKYSLLVGLSPTDLYGRVILVMDKNFCTDTAGNTFTRVANSSFYVHFDRRSVFVELRIHVPEKLLQLENQTRTVQATNNYDKLNVYLYFSQPVLNSSAEILDSLNVSEGSLVPISGENLGNRRFGFQVVNVSSIAIITVDIHPNSIISRSGTPVSSIAPVTFLYDSERPAVRLSTTSNSRTKEDSIPVSIKFMKPVFGFNSSFLSISGGHLQSFHEISRTKYIAQIQADNDIVSVNVPQNVTGDVAGNKNLASNILQVRHYCVPTISTVISAFATAIFVATSLVAGLLTVSTASLQSVGAFSRRTSLLTSDPTRNLFVFALSRWLAVLLPIEYYEFARGLQWSIPYFSLPWESGGIHPIMWSTNSSTAPHSYISNIHDSEISQSLQQEEENVNIASPIYGLPLTPMEYRSFFESQNINPEAEYIFDPQYSNGWRIFERSMFWLAVVGGSLILLHALLFFILKFRKKNSEKQRGYGALTFPRFEIFLMILALPCICEASASLVRGGTPSGRVVGILLLGVVGFSVLCLFLFLSIGITLGKLLQYKEVHQEGQIFHWYQDMIRVSLGPGKRGQWTWKNQTNSIYLIKFGALFEDLRGPPKYMLTQISIGNPSKQSDRIIASDDETEDAEAPFIQKLFGVLRIYYTLLETIKRVTLGIVVGAYLDNWSSKTPIVILLCIASFQLFFLVLKKPFVKKKVQLVEIITVSSQVGLFATCFVLLEEKLTDRDETKVGIFMIVLFLIGFLAQIINEWYALYIQTKQLDPAEKSFSIGLKTASIGFLLFFIPEKMSRNLECKLPGNPQQDRETGGETVSSSDGNKSSGTRSTGTSDKTWPKQLRELAKASFTAERSGNPNDPSTSHTKWSGFWTNKSSAGSSNGSPADLKLKPNRLYKDLEAIFASK comes from the exons ATGGTTTTGTTAAAACTTTCACGGTTGGTTTCACTTTGCTGGGTCTTTTCACTTTTGGGTTTTAGAGCTCTTTGTGTTGATTCAGAGGTATCTGTGAAGTTCTTGAAGGCTCCCCACGCATTCTCACATTTGAAAACAGCCACATTTGTGTTTCAAGTTTTAGTGGGTGGGAATGAGAATTCTTGCACAAACTGTAGCATAAGTTGCAAG CTGGATGAGGGCACTTCATCAGATTGCGGAACCAGGAAGGTTTTATACGATGGCTTGCAGGATGGAAATCACGCATTTGAGGTCTGCATCAATGGGTCTCAAGGAGCTGCCTGTGCTACATATAACTGGACTGTTG ATACTGTCCCCCCAACAGCGTATATAACTGCATCAACTTCTTTTACAAATGCTGGAAATGtttctgtaaatatttctttcacTGAACCCTGCTCTGGTGGAGGGACTTTTGGATGTTCATCTGTGAATACATGCAAT CTGCTGGTCTATGGTGCTGGCCAAGTAATACCATCTTCACTGACAATTCTGCAACCAAACGTCAAATATTCTCTACTGGTGGGTTTGTCACCTACTGATCTGTATGGACGGGTGATCTTGGTAATGGATAAGAATTTTTGTACAGATACCGCGGGAAACACATTTACAAGGGTAGCAAATTCTAGTTTCTATGTTCATTTTG ATAGAAGAAGCGTCTTTGTTGAGCTGAGGATTCATGTTCCTGAAAAGCTACTTCAGCTTGAAAATCAAACTAGAACAGTGCAGGCAACAAACAATTATGACAAGTTGAATGTATATTTGTACTTCTCACAACCTGTTCTCAATTCTTCTGCTGAAATTCTAGATTCTCTCAATGTGAGTGAGGGTTCACTTGTTCCTATAAGTGGAGAAAACCTTGGGAACCGCAGATTTGGATTTCAG GTGGTTAATGTATCTAGCATTGCGATCATCACAGTAGACATTCATCCAAACTCTATAATAAGCAGATCCGGGACTCCTGTTTCTTCAATTGCACCAGTTACTTTCCTTTATG ATTCTGAAAGGCCTGCTGTGAGACTAAGTACAACATCTAACTCAAGGACGAAGGAAGACAGCATCCCAGTATCAATAAAGTTCATGAAGCCTGTATTTGGTTTCAACTCTTCTTTTCTATCAATCTCAGGGGGGCATTTGCAAAG CTTTCATGAAATAAGTAGGACCAAATACATTGCACAGATACAAGCTGATAATGATATTGTATCTGTCAATGTTCCCCAAAATGTAACTGGAGACGTTGCTGGAAACAAAAATCTAGCGTCTAACATTCTACAAGTGAGACACT ATTGTGTACCTACAATATCTACTGTAATTTCTGCTTTTGCAACTGCTATTTTCGTGGCAACATCTTTGGTTGCTGGACTGCTCACAGTGTCGACAGCAAGCCTTCAGTCTGTTGGAGCATTTTCAAGGCGAACTTCTTTGCTGACTTCTGATCCTACAAGGAATCTTTTT GTTTTTGCACTGTCTAGATGGTTAGCTGTTTTGCTGCCAATTGAATATTATGAATTTGCAAGAGGTCTACAATGGAGTATTCCCTACTTCAGTCTCCCATGGGAATCTGGGGGTATTCACCCAATCATGTGGAGCACAAATTCCTCTACTGCTCCACATTCCTATATTTCCAATATTCATGATTCGGAAATTTCCCAGAGTTTGCAACAGGAAGAAGAAAATGTGAATATTGCTTCTCCAATATATGGATTGCCACTCACTCCAATGGAGTACAGATCATTTTTTGAG AGCCAAAATATTAATCCAGAAGCTGAATACATTTTTGATCCACAGTATTCAAATGG GTGGAGAATTTTTGAGAGAAGTATGTTCTGGTTAGCTGTAGTTGGTGGCAGCTTAATACTGCTACATGCTCTGCTCTTTTTTATTCTAAAATTCAGGAAGAAAAACTCTGAAAAGCAGAGGGGTTATGGAGCATTAACATTCCCAAGATTTGAGATATTTCTCATGATTCTTGCATTGCCTTGTATTTGTGAGGCCTCTGCATCTCTTGTTAGAG GAGGAACGCCATCAGGGCGGGTTGTTGGCATTCTGCTGCTGGGTGTTGTGGGTTTTTCAGTTTTGTGCTTGTTCTTGTTCCTCTCCATCGGAATTACGCTTGGGAAGCTATTACAGTACAAGGAAGTCCATCAAGAAGGCCAAATATTTCACTGGTATCAAGACATGATCCGAGTATCTTTAGGTCCTGGTAAAAGAGGGCAATGGACGTGGAAAAACCAAACTAACTCTATTTATCTAATAAAGTTTGGTGCTTTGTTTGAAGATCTAAGAGGGCCCCCTAAATACATGCTCACACAGATTTCTATCGGTAATCCCAGCAAGCAAAGTGATCGTATCATTGCATCCGATGATGAAACAGAAGATGCAGAAGCACCTTTTATTCAGAAACTGTTTGGAGTGCTTAGAATATATTACACGCTGCTTGAAACAATCAAGCGAGTTACTTTGGGAATTGTGGTTGGTGCCTACTTAGATAACTGGTCCTCTAAAACCCCAATAGTTATCTTATTGTGCATCGCCTCCTTTCAGCTCTTTTTCCTTGTCCTGAAGAAGCCTTTTGTTAAGAAAAAAGTCCAATTGGTTGAGATCATCACTGTTTCCTCTCAAGTAGGTCTATTTGCTACATGTTTTGTACTGTTGGAGGAGAAATTAACAGACAGGGATGAAACTAAAGTTGGAATATTCATGATTGTGCTCTTCTTAATTGGATTCTTGGCACAAATAATCAATGAATGGTACGCATTGTACATACAGACAAAGCAACTGGACCCTGCTGAGAAGTCCTTTTCGATCGGTCTGAAAACTGCATCAATTGGATTTCTCTTGTTTTTCATCCCAGAGAAAATGAGTAGAAACCTGGAATGCAAGCTGCCAGGGAATCCACAGCAAGATAGAGAAACCGGAGGGGAGACTGTTTCATCTTCGGACGGAAACAAAAGCTCAGGAACCAGGAGCACAGGCACATCAGATAAAACATGGCCAAAACAGCTACGAGAACTGGCAAAGGCTAGCTTTACTGCTGAAAGAAGTGGAAATCCAAATGACCCTTCAACTAGCCATACTAAATGGAGTGGATTTTGGACAAACAAAAGCAGTGCTGGCTCATCTAATGGCTCACCTGCAGATTTGAAGTTAAAACCAAACCGGTTATACAAAGATTTAGAAGCCATTTTTGCATCAAAATAA
- the LOC110668129 gene encoding uncharacterized protein LOC110668129 isoform X1 codes for MVLLKLSRLVSLCWVFSLLGFRALCVDSEVSVKFLKAPHAFSHLKTATFVFQVLVGGNENSCTNCSISCKLDEGTSSDCGTRKVLYDGLQDGNHAFEVCINGSQGAACATYNWTVDTVPPTAYITASTSFTNAGNVSVNISFTEPCSGGGTFGCSSVNTCNLLVYGAGQVIPSSLTILQPNVKYSLLVGLSPTDLYGRVILVMDKNFCTDTAGNTFTRVANSSFYVHFDRRSVFVELRIHVPEKLLQLENQTRTVQATNNYDKLNVYLYFSQPVLNSSAEILDSLNVSEGSLVPISGENLGNRRFGFQVVNVSSIAIITVDIHPNSIISRSGTPVSSIAPVTFLYDSERPAVRLSTTSNSRTKEDSIPVSIKFMKPVFGFNSSFLSISGGHLQSFHEISRTKYIAQIQADNDIVSVNVPQNVTGDVAGNKNLASNILQVRHYCVPTISTVISAFATAIFVATSLVAGLLTVSTASLQSVGAFSRRTSLLTSDPTRNLFRIACFIQVFALSRWLAVLLPIEYYEFARGLQWSIPYFSLPWESGGIHPIMWSTNSSTAPHSYISNIHDSEISQSLQQEEENVNIASPIYGLPLTPMEYRSFFESQNINPEAEYIFDPQYSNGWRIFERSMFWLAVVGGSLILLHALLFFILKFRKKNSEKQRGYGALTFPRFEIFLMILALPCICEASASLVRGGTPSGRVVGILLLGVVGFSVLCLFLFLSIGITLGKLLQYKEVHQEGQIFHWYQDMIRVSLGPGKRGQWTWKNQTNSIYLIKFGALFEDLRGPPKYMLTQISIGNPSKQSDRIIASDDETEDAEAPFIQKLFGVLRIYYTLLETIKRVTLGIVVGAYLDNWSSKTPIVILLCIASFQLFFLVLKKPFVKKKVQLVEIITVSSQVGLFATCFVLLEEKLTDRDETKVGIFMIVLFLIGFLAQIINEWYALYIQTKQLDPAEKSFSIGLKTASIGFLLFFIPEKMSRNLECKLPGNPQQDRETGGETVSSSDGNKSSGTRSTGTSDKTWPKQLRELAKASFTAERSGNPNDPSTSHTKWSGFWTNKSSAGSSNGSPADLKLKPNRLYKDLEAIFASK; via the exons ATGGTTTTGTTAAAACTTTCACGGTTGGTTTCACTTTGCTGGGTCTTTTCACTTTTGGGTTTTAGAGCTCTTTGTGTTGATTCAGAGGTATCTGTGAAGTTCTTGAAGGCTCCCCACGCATTCTCACATTTGAAAACAGCCACATTTGTGTTTCAAGTTTTAGTGGGTGGGAATGAGAATTCTTGCACAAACTGTAGCATAAGTTGCAAG CTGGATGAGGGCACTTCATCAGATTGCGGAACCAGGAAGGTTTTATACGATGGCTTGCAGGATGGAAATCACGCATTTGAGGTCTGCATCAATGGGTCTCAAGGAGCTGCCTGTGCTACATATAACTGGACTGTTG ATACTGTCCCCCCAACAGCGTATATAACTGCATCAACTTCTTTTACAAATGCTGGAAATGtttctgtaaatatttctttcacTGAACCCTGCTCTGGTGGAGGGACTTTTGGATGTTCATCTGTGAATACATGCAAT CTGCTGGTCTATGGTGCTGGCCAAGTAATACCATCTTCACTGACAATTCTGCAACCAAACGTCAAATATTCTCTACTGGTGGGTTTGTCACCTACTGATCTGTATGGACGGGTGATCTTGGTAATGGATAAGAATTTTTGTACAGATACCGCGGGAAACACATTTACAAGGGTAGCAAATTCTAGTTTCTATGTTCATTTTG ATAGAAGAAGCGTCTTTGTTGAGCTGAGGATTCATGTTCCTGAAAAGCTACTTCAGCTTGAAAATCAAACTAGAACAGTGCAGGCAACAAACAATTATGACAAGTTGAATGTATATTTGTACTTCTCACAACCTGTTCTCAATTCTTCTGCTGAAATTCTAGATTCTCTCAATGTGAGTGAGGGTTCACTTGTTCCTATAAGTGGAGAAAACCTTGGGAACCGCAGATTTGGATTTCAG GTGGTTAATGTATCTAGCATTGCGATCATCACAGTAGACATTCATCCAAACTCTATAATAAGCAGATCCGGGACTCCTGTTTCTTCAATTGCACCAGTTACTTTCCTTTATG ATTCTGAAAGGCCTGCTGTGAGACTAAGTACAACATCTAACTCAAGGACGAAGGAAGACAGCATCCCAGTATCAATAAAGTTCATGAAGCCTGTATTTGGTTTCAACTCTTCTTTTCTATCAATCTCAGGGGGGCATTTGCAAAG CTTTCATGAAATAAGTAGGACCAAATACATTGCACAGATACAAGCTGATAATGATATTGTATCTGTCAATGTTCCCCAAAATGTAACTGGAGACGTTGCTGGAAACAAAAATCTAGCGTCTAACATTCTACAAGTGAGACACT ATTGTGTACCTACAATATCTACTGTAATTTCTGCTTTTGCAACTGCTATTTTCGTGGCAACATCTTTGGTTGCTGGACTGCTCACAGTGTCGACAGCAAGCCTTCAGTCTGTTGGAGCATTTTCAAGGCGAACTTCTTTGCTGACTTCTGATCCTACAAGGAATCTTTTT AGAATTGCATGCTTCATTCAGGTTTTTGCACTGTCTAGATGGTTAGCTGTTTTGCTGCCAATTGAATATTATGAATTTGCAAGAGGTCTACAATGGAGTATTCCCTACTTCAGTCTCCCATGGGAATCTGGGGGTATTCACCCAATCATGTGGAGCACAAATTCCTCTACTGCTCCACATTCCTATATTTCCAATATTCATGATTCGGAAATTTCCCAGAGTTTGCAACAGGAAGAAGAAAATGTGAATATTGCTTCTCCAATATATGGATTGCCACTCACTCCAATGGAGTACAGATCATTTTTTGAG AGCCAAAATATTAATCCAGAAGCTGAATACATTTTTGATCCACAGTATTCAAATGG GTGGAGAATTTTTGAGAGAAGTATGTTCTGGTTAGCTGTAGTTGGTGGCAGCTTAATACTGCTACATGCTCTGCTCTTTTTTATTCTAAAATTCAGGAAGAAAAACTCTGAAAAGCAGAGGGGTTATGGAGCATTAACATTCCCAAGATTTGAGATATTTCTCATGATTCTTGCATTGCCTTGTATTTGTGAGGCCTCTGCATCTCTTGTTAGAG GAGGAACGCCATCAGGGCGGGTTGTTGGCATTCTGCTGCTGGGTGTTGTGGGTTTTTCAGTTTTGTGCTTGTTCTTGTTCCTCTCCATCGGAATTACGCTTGGGAAGCTATTACAGTACAAGGAAGTCCATCAAGAAGGCCAAATATTTCACTGGTATCAAGACATGATCCGAGTATCTTTAGGTCCTGGTAAAAGAGGGCAATGGACGTGGAAAAACCAAACTAACTCTATTTATCTAATAAAGTTTGGTGCTTTGTTTGAAGATCTAAGAGGGCCCCCTAAATACATGCTCACACAGATTTCTATCGGTAATCCCAGCAAGCAAAGTGATCGTATCATTGCATCCGATGATGAAACAGAAGATGCAGAAGCACCTTTTATTCAGAAACTGTTTGGAGTGCTTAGAATATATTACACGCTGCTTGAAACAATCAAGCGAGTTACTTTGGGAATTGTGGTTGGTGCCTACTTAGATAACTGGTCCTCTAAAACCCCAATAGTTATCTTATTGTGCATCGCCTCCTTTCAGCTCTTTTTCCTTGTCCTGAAGAAGCCTTTTGTTAAGAAAAAAGTCCAATTGGTTGAGATCATCACTGTTTCCTCTCAAGTAGGTCTATTTGCTACATGTTTTGTACTGTTGGAGGAGAAATTAACAGACAGGGATGAAACTAAAGTTGGAATATTCATGATTGTGCTCTTCTTAATTGGATTCTTGGCACAAATAATCAATGAATGGTACGCATTGTACATACAGACAAAGCAACTGGACCCTGCTGAGAAGTCCTTTTCGATCGGTCTGAAAACTGCATCAATTGGATTTCTCTTGTTTTTCATCCCAGAGAAAATGAGTAGAAACCTGGAATGCAAGCTGCCAGGGAATCCACAGCAAGATAGAGAAACCGGAGGGGAGACTGTTTCATCTTCGGACGGAAACAAAAGCTCAGGAACCAGGAGCACAGGCACATCAGATAAAACATGGCCAAAACAGCTACGAGAACTGGCAAAGGCTAGCTTTACTGCTGAAAGAAGTGGAAATCCAAATGACCCTTCAACTAGCCATACTAAATGGAGTGGATTTTGGACAAACAAAAGCAGTGCTGGCTCATCTAATGGCTCACCTGCAGATTTGAAGTTAAAACCAAACCGGTTATACAAAGATTTAGAAGCCATTTTTGCATCAAAATAA
- the LOC110668129 gene encoding uncharacterized protein LOC110668129 isoform X3 yields MDKNFCTDTAGNTFTRVANSSFYVHFDRRSVFVELRIHVPEKLLQLENQTRTVQATNNYDKLNVYLYFSQPVLNSSAEILDSLNVSEGSLVPISGENLGNRRFGFQVVNVSSIAIITVDIHPNSIISRSGTPVSSIAPVTFLYDSERPAVRLSTTSNSRTKEDSIPVSIKFMKPVFGFNSSFLSISGGHLQSFHEISRTKYIAQIQADNDIVSVNVPQNVTGDVAGNKNLASNILQVRHYCVPTISTVISAFATAIFVATSLVAGLLTVSTASLQSVGAFSRRTSLLTSDPTRNLFRIACFIQVFALSRWLAVLLPIEYYEFARGLQWSIPYFSLPWESGGIHPIMWSTNSSTAPHSYISNIHDSEISQSLQQEEENVNIASPIYGLPLTPMEYRSFFESQNINPEAEYIFDPQYSNGWRIFERSMFWLAVVGGSLILLHALLFFILKFRKKNSEKQRGYGALTFPRFEIFLMILALPCICEASASLVRGGTPSGRVVGILLLGVVGFSVLCLFLFLSIGITLGKLLQYKEVHQEGQIFHWYQDMIRVSLGPGKRGQWTWKNQTNSIYLIKFGALFEDLRGPPKYMLTQISIGNPSKQSDRIIASDDETEDAEAPFIQKLFGVLRIYYTLLETIKRVTLGIVVGAYLDNWSSKTPIVILLCIASFQLFFLVLKKPFVKKKVQLVEIITVSSQVGLFATCFVLLEEKLTDRDETKVGIFMIVLFLIGFLAQIINEWYALYIQTKQLDPAEKSFSIGLKTASIGFLLFFIPEKMSRNLECKLPGNPQQDRETGGETVSSSDGNKSSGTRSTGTSDKTWPKQLRELAKASFTAERSGNPNDPSTSHTKWSGFWTNKSSAGSSNGSPADLKLKPNRLYKDLEAIFASK; encoded by the exons ATGGATAAGAATTTTTGTACAGATACCGCGGGAAACACATTTACAAGGGTAGCAAATTCTAGTTTCTATGTTCATTTTG ATAGAAGAAGCGTCTTTGTTGAGCTGAGGATTCATGTTCCTGAAAAGCTACTTCAGCTTGAAAATCAAACTAGAACAGTGCAGGCAACAAACAATTATGACAAGTTGAATGTATATTTGTACTTCTCACAACCTGTTCTCAATTCTTCTGCTGAAATTCTAGATTCTCTCAATGTGAGTGAGGGTTCACTTGTTCCTATAAGTGGAGAAAACCTTGGGAACCGCAGATTTGGATTTCAG GTGGTTAATGTATCTAGCATTGCGATCATCACAGTAGACATTCATCCAAACTCTATAATAAGCAGATCCGGGACTCCTGTTTCTTCAATTGCACCAGTTACTTTCCTTTATG ATTCTGAAAGGCCTGCTGTGAGACTAAGTACAACATCTAACTCAAGGACGAAGGAAGACAGCATCCCAGTATCAATAAAGTTCATGAAGCCTGTATTTGGTTTCAACTCTTCTTTTCTATCAATCTCAGGGGGGCATTTGCAAAG CTTTCATGAAATAAGTAGGACCAAATACATTGCACAGATACAAGCTGATAATGATATTGTATCTGTCAATGTTCCCCAAAATGTAACTGGAGACGTTGCTGGAAACAAAAATCTAGCGTCTAACATTCTACAAGTGAGACACT ATTGTGTACCTACAATATCTACTGTAATTTCTGCTTTTGCAACTGCTATTTTCGTGGCAACATCTTTGGTTGCTGGACTGCTCACAGTGTCGACAGCAAGCCTTCAGTCTGTTGGAGCATTTTCAAGGCGAACTTCTTTGCTGACTTCTGATCCTACAAGGAATCTTTTT AGAATTGCATGCTTCATTCAGGTTTTTGCACTGTCTAGATGGTTAGCTGTTTTGCTGCCAATTGAATATTATGAATTTGCAAGAGGTCTACAATGGAGTATTCCCTACTTCAGTCTCCCATGGGAATCTGGGGGTATTCACCCAATCATGTGGAGCACAAATTCCTCTACTGCTCCACATTCCTATATTTCCAATATTCATGATTCGGAAATTTCCCAGAGTTTGCAACAGGAAGAAGAAAATGTGAATATTGCTTCTCCAATATATGGATTGCCACTCACTCCAATGGAGTACAGATCATTTTTTGAG AGCCAAAATATTAATCCAGAAGCTGAATACATTTTTGATCCACAGTATTCAAATGG GTGGAGAATTTTTGAGAGAAGTATGTTCTGGTTAGCTGTAGTTGGTGGCAGCTTAATACTGCTACATGCTCTGCTCTTTTTTATTCTAAAATTCAGGAAGAAAAACTCTGAAAAGCAGAGGGGTTATGGAGCATTAACATTCCCAAGATTTGAGATATTTCTCATGATTCTTGCATTGCCTTGTATTTGTGAGGCCTCTGCATCTCTTGTTAGAG GAGGAACGCCATCAGGGCGGGTTGTTGGCATTCTGCTGCTGGGTGTTGTGGGTTTTTCAGTTTTGTGCTTGTTCTTGTTCCTCTCCATCGGAATTACGCTTGGGAAGCTATTACAGTACAAGGAAGTCCATCAAGAAGGCCAAATATTTCACTGGTATCAAGACATGATCCGAGTATCTTTAGGTCCTGGTAAAAGAGGGCAATGGACGTGGAAAAACCAAACTAACTCTATTTATCTAATAAAGTTTGGTGCTTTGTTTGAAGATCTAAGAGGGCCCCCTAAATACATGCTCACACAGATTTCTATCGGTAATCCCAGCAAGCAAAGTGATCGTATCATTGCATCCGATGATGAAACAGAAGATGCAGAAGCACCTTTTATTCAGAAACTGTTTGGAGTGCTTAGAATATATTACACGCTGCTTGAAACAATCAAGCGAGTTACTTTGGGAATTGTGGTTGGTGCCTACTTAGATAACTGGTCCTCTAAAACCCCAATAGTTATCTTATTGTGCATCGCCTCCTTTCAGCTCTTTTTCCTTGTCCTGAAGAAGCCTTTTGTTAAGAAAAAAGTCCAATTGGTTGAGATCATCACTGTTTCCTCTCAAGTAGGTCTATTTGCTACATGTTTTGTACTGTTGGAGGAGAAATTAACAGACAGGGATGAAACTAAAGTTGGAATATTCATGATTGTGCTCTTCTTAATTGGATTCTTGGCACAAATAATCAATGAATGGTACGCATTGTACATACAGACAAAGCAACTGGACCCTGCTGAGAAGTCCTTTTCGATCGGTCTGAAAACTGCATCAATTGGATTTCTCTTGTTTTTCATCCCAGAGAAAATGAGTAGAAACCTGGAATGCAAGCTGCCAGGGAATCCACAGCAAGATAGAGAAACCGGAGGGGAGACTGTTTCATCTTCGGACGGAAACAAAAGCTCAGGAACCAGGAGCACAGGCACATCAGATAAAACATGGCCAAAACAGCTACGAGAACTGGCAAAGGCTAGCTTTACTGCTGAAAGAAGTGGAAATCCAAATGACCCTTCAACTAGCCATACTAAATGGAGTGGATTTTGGACAAACAAAAGCAGTGCTGGCTCATCTAATGGCTCACCTGCAGATTTGAAGTTAAAACCAAACCGGTTATACAAAGATTTAGAAGCCATTTTTGCATCAAAATAA